A region from the Peptostreptococcaceae bacterium genome encodes:
- a CDS encoding V-type ATPase subunit — protein sequence MGMVRIHAAANAKSMAMAGRLLADRDYLALLDMESEKEFIDYLRKHTYLSAAFIDAEEQDENVGYLIKKHMLGCIDKLYYFYVDAYRAFFKTLMMRYEVENIKLYLRAFSRNEDISLLKHHIAYSNVYSSIDYAMVGKASDMREFIDSLRDTKYYSQLEGYMDEEPSKMLFYMEMVLDRTYFSDLHESILKLEAEDREKILRLYGINVDLLNIQWIYRGRKFFGIASEELFNFTLNNGRRYNFEKLKALCYMDLEKYKKLISEGDYKFMFDGEEYLMEVAMERHLFNITEYAAGKERMSIVIPVVYIMKIEYEMRDLITIYEGIRYGYEGIEDFLVRNLRRVE from the coding sequence ATGGGTATGGTTAGGATTCATGCGGCGGCAAATGCCAAATCCATGGCGATGGCGGGGAGACTTCTTGCAGATAGGGACTATCTTGCGTTGCTCGACATGGAGAGCGAAAAAGAGTTTATCGATTATTTGAGGAAGCATACATATTTATCCGCAGCTTTCATTGATGCAGAAGAACAGGATGAGAATGTCGGATACCTAATTAAAAAGCATATGCTGGGCTGTATCGACAAATTGTATTATTTCTATGTCGATGCATACAGAGCTTTTTTCAAGACCCTCATGATGAGATATGAGGTCGAAAATATCAAACTCTATCTGAGGGCGTTTTCAAGGAATGAGGATATCTCTCTATTGAAGCATCATATTGCGTACTCCAATGTGTATTCAAGCATCGACTATGCTATGGTCGGCAAGGCGTCGGATATGAGAGAGTTCATCGACTCTCTGAGGGATACTAAGTACTACAGCCAGCTTGAAGGCTACATGGATGAAGAGCCGTCGAAAATGCTCTTCTATATGGAGATGGTTCTCGATCGGACGTATTTTAGCGATCTGCATGAGTCGATATTAAAACTTGAGGCTGAAGATAGGGAAAAAATCCTCCGGCTTTATGGGATTAATGTCGACCTTTTGAACATACAATGGATTTACAGGGGCAGAAAATTTTTTGGAATCGCTTCGGAGGAACTTTTCAATTTTACATTAAACAATGGAAGAAGGTACAATTTTGAAAAGCTGAAAGCATTGTGCTATATGGATCTTGAGAAATACAAGAAGTTGATTTCCGAGGGTGATTACAAGTTTATGTTTGATGGCGAAGAATATTTGATGGAAGTGGCCATGGAGAGGCATTTATTCAATATCACGGAGTATGCCGCAGGCAAAGAGAGAATGTCGATTGTCATACCTGTTGTCTATATAATGAAAATCGAATATGAAATGCGGGATTTAATAACGATTTACGAGGGAATCAGGTACGGGTATGAAGGAATAGAAGATTTCTTGGTGAGAAATCTGAGGAGGGTAGAGTAA
- a CDS encoding V-type ATP synthase subunit A: MKTNEGRITYINGPVIKGVGMASFQMREMVLVGEKKLIGEVISIEGDVGTLQVYEETEGLEINKTIIGLEEPLSIKLGPGLMGNIFDGIGRPLEKIHQTSGDFIPEGIGLFSIVDLDNSWEVRFLAKEGDEVREGQLLAEIQETSRIMHRIMVPPGVGGKITGIKDNGIYKVEDVLLEIEDESGNNHKIKMVQSWPVRKTRPVEEKLKVMKPLVTGQRILDIFFPIAKGGTAAIPGGFGTGKTMTQHQLAKWSDADIIIYIGCGERGNEMTDVLQEFPKIIDQESGKSIMERTVLIANTSNMPVAAREASIYTGVTMAEYYRDMGYHVAIMADSTSRWAEALREISGRLEEMPAEGGYPAYLASRLAEFYERAGYAKVLQGVYGSVTIIGAVSPAGGDFSEPVTENTKRYVNTFLALDKKLAYARHYPAINWLVSYSGYIKILKEWYEENVGEDVLILRDGMLKLLQEESKLLDIVQLVGEDVLPDSQRLILEIARIFKIGFLQQNAFHKEDTYVPLEKQYAMLKLIVDFNEILSGCVKLGIPISQVKNPEIFNRVIKMKYDIPNDDLSGIEDLRHEIEIYYEALKSKYTG, encoded by the coding sequence ATGAAAACGAATGAAGGCAGAATCACATACATAAATGGACCTGTCATAAAGGGTGTGGGTATGGCATCTTTCCAGATGAGGGAAATGGTTTTGGTCGGAGAGAAGAAACTCATCGGTGAGGTTATCTCAATCGAGGGAGATGTCGGAACCCTTCAGGTGTATGAGGAAACGGAAGGACTGGAAATAAACAAGACCATCATCGGTCTTGAAGAACCCCTTTCAATAAAACTGGGGCCCGGCCTTATGGGCAATATTTTCGACGGCATTGGCAGGCCACTGGAGAAAATCCATCAAACGAGTGGAGACTTTATACCTGAAGGAATCGGGCTCTTTTCGATTGTCGATTTGGATAATTCTTGGGAAGTACGGTTTCTTGCGAAAGAGGGAGACGAAGTGCGGGAGGGGCAATTATTGGCAGAAATTCAGGAAACATCCCGCATCATGCATAGAATCATGGTGCCGCCTGGAGTCGGAGGGAAGATAACCGGCATAAAAGATAACGGAATTTACAAGGTGGAGGACGTGTTGCTTGAAATAGAGGATGAGAGCGGAAACAACCATAAAATTAAAATGGTTCAATCCTGGCCGGTCAGAAAAACCAGGCCAGTGGAAGAAAAACTGAAAGTGATGAAACCCCTTGTGACCGGCCAAAGGATATTGGACATTTTTTTCCCCATCGCAAAAGGGGGGACCGCGGCCATACCGGGAGGATTCGGAACGGGAAAGACCATGACCCAGCACCAGCTGGCGAAATGGTCCGATGCCGATATCATCATATATATAGGTTGCGGGGAACGCGGCAATGAAATGACGGATGTCCTTCAGGAATTTCCCAAAATCATCGATCAGGAATCGGGGAAATCAATCATGGAAAGGACCGTTCTGATAGCGAACACATCCAACATGCCTGTGGCGGCAAGGGAGGCCAGCATTTACACGGGAGTCACCATGGCGGAGTACTACAGGGACATGGGATATCATGTTGCCATCATGGCGGATTCGACATCCAGATGGGCCGAGGCCCTCAGGGAAATCAGCGGCAGGCTTGAGGAAATGCCTGCAGAGGGAGGCTATCCCGCATATTTGGCGTCGAGATTGGCGGAATTCTACGAAAGGGCGGGCTACGCAAAGGTTCTGCAGGGCGTTTATGGATCAGTTACGATTATCGGGGCGGTTTCACCGGCCGGAGGAGATTTTTCAGAGCCCGTGACGGAGAATACGAAAAGATATGTCAACACATTTCTGGCCCTCGACAAGAAACTCGCCTATGCGCGGCATTATCCGGCAATCAACTGGTTGGTTAGCTACAGCGGTTATATCAAAATTCTTAAGGAGTGGTATGAAGAGAATGTGGGCGAGGATGTACTGATCCTCAGAGACGGGATGTTGAAACTGCTGCAGGAAGAGAGCAAGCTTTTGGACATCGTGCAGCTCGTAGGGGAGGATGTCCTTCCCGATTCTCAACGTCTGATTCTTGAAATTGCCAGGATTTTTAAAATTGGCTTTCTCCAGCAGAACGCTTTCCACAAGGAAGACACCTACGTTCCCTTGGAAAAGCAATACGCCATGCTTAAGCTGATTGTCGATTTCAACGAAATTTTGAGTGGATGTGTAAAGCTGGGCATCCCCATCTCACAAGTTAAGAATCCGGAGATATTCAATCGGGTGATCAAGATGAAATACGACATCCCGAATGACGATTTGTCAGGGATTGAAGATTTAAGGCATGAAATTGAGATATATTATGAAGCATTGAAGTCTAAATACACAGGGTGA
- a CDS encoding ATPase, with protein MKIIVLLCTLVIGSTIGLGFYYCTQPGIKEANKKLKIFLGANISLFGAIIVVGTIAALSGTAQAAPIATASVPSASDSSGLGFIAAALSTGLATIGAGYAVGSVGSSALGAVSENPKILGKTLIFVGLAEGIAIYGLIVSILILGRI; from the coding sequence ATGAAAATTATTGTTTTACTGTGTACCTTGGTTATAGGGTCGACCATCGGTTTGGGCTTTTATTATTGCACCCAGCCAGGCATTAAAGAAGCCAATAAAAAATTGAAAATTTTTCTGGGGGCCAACATTTCCTTATTTGGCGCCATCATAGTAGTTGGAACCATAGCCGCTCTTTCCGGAACGGCACAGGCGGCGCCAATTGCCACTGCATCTGTTCCATCGGCTTCCGATTCGTCTGGATTAGGATTCATAGCGGCCGCCCTTTCCACCGGCCTTGCAACCATTGGGGCGGGATACGCTGTCGGCAGTGTTGGATCTTCAGCTTTGGGCGCAGTTTCCGAGAATCCCAAAATCCTTGGAAAGACATTGATCTTCGTCGGTTTGGCGGAGGGCATCGCAATCTATGGCCTCATCGTGTCCATTTTGATTTTGGGAAGAATCTGA
- a CDS encoding V-type ATP synthase subunit D, whose protein sequence is MMEKLTPTKANLIKAQTMLEFSKKGYELLDKKRNVLIREMMSMIDEVKKLQEEIDNIFKETYAAIQLAILTMGVGAVEEIAFSIPKNEEFTILSKSVMGVEMPFLKSKDSALQPTYGFYRTNPALDIVVTKMKKVQNLLYRTAEIENSVFRLAIEIKSTSKRANALDKIQIPKYAEMIKNITEVLEEREREDFFRLKRMTHLDRK, encoded by the coding sequence ATCATGGAAAAATTAACGCCAACAAAGGCGAATCTCATAAAGGCCCAGACAATGCTCGAATTTTCGAAAAAGGGCTATGAACTCTTGGACAAAAAAAGAAACGTTCTGATTAGAGAAATGATGTCCATGATTGATGAAGTGAAAAAGCTTCAGGAGGAGATTGATAATATTTTCAAGGAGACCTATGCTGCAATCCAATTGGCTATACTGACCATGGGGGTCGGCGCAGTTGAAGAAATTGCCTTTTCGATACCGAAAAACGAGGAATTCACTATCTTATCTAAAAGCGTCATGGGCGTAGAAATGCCTTTTCTAAAGAGCAAAGATTCGGCGCTTCAACCGACCTATGGTTTTTATCGAACAAATCCGGCACTTGACATCGTCGTTACAAAAATGAAAAAAGTGCAAAACCTTTTGTATAGGACGGCGGAAATAGAAAATTCTGTCTTTAGATTGGCTATAGAGATTAAGTCGACTAGCAAAAGGGCCAACGCTCTCGATAAAATCCAGATACCGAAATATGCGGAAATGATTAAAAATATTACGGAGGTTCTCGAAGAAAGAGAAAGGGAGGATTTTTTCAGGCTTAAGCGAATGACCCATTTAGACAGGAAGTAA
- a CDS encoding V-type ATP synthase subunit B — MQKEYLKITKAEGPLIFLEGIPEAKYGEILEIKIGKEKRLGKVIKIEENLVAAQVFQGTTGMSTLNSSVRFTGKPFVLSLASNILGRAFNGIGEPIDGGGPVFSEKEYNINGRPINPVARKYPKDYIHTGISTVDILTTLIRGQKLPVFSGNGLSHKELAAQIVNQAQISVDSKEKFAICFAAIGITKDDGIFFKEKFEESGAIGNVVMFMNYADDPVAERLSAPRCALTAAEFLAFEKDMHILVVMTDITNYCEGLREISSAREEVPSRKGYPGYLYSDLASLYERAGMIQGKKGSITFLPILTMPNDDITHPIPDLTGYITEGQIVLSRDLSNNGLNPPINILPSLSRLMKDGIGEGYTREDHPDLANQLFSSYSKVQDIRSLAQIIGEDDLSETDRRYMEYGRYFEGVFINQGFDENRSLVESLDIGWKALSILPREELDRLDDGMIDKYLGK, encoded by the coding sequence ATGCAGAAAGAATATTTAAAAATCACCAAAGCAGAAGGTCCTTTGATCTTTTTGGAAGGGATACCTGAGGCAAAATACGGTGAGATACTGGAAATCAAGATCGGAAAGGAAAAAAGACTAGGAAAAGTGATTAAAATCGAAGAAAATCTGGTGGCAGCACAGGTTTTTCAGGGGACAACAGGAATGAGCACTCTGAATAGTTCCGTGAGATTTACTGGGAAGCCTTTTGTCTTAAGCCTTGCATCCAATATTCTCGGAAGAGCCTTCAACGGCATCGGAGAACCCATAGACGGAGGCGGACCCGTTTTTTCCGAAAAGGAATACAACATAAACGGCCGGCCAATCAATCCTGTGGCGAGAAAGTATCCCAAAGACTATATACATACAGGCATAAGCACCGTCGATATTTTGACGACCTTGATAAGGGGTCAGAAGCTGCCGGTATTTTCCGGCAACGGCCTCTCCCATAAGGAGTTGGCGGCCCAGATTGTAAACCAAGCTCAAATCTCCGTCGACAGCAAAGAAAAATTTGCCATATGTTTTGCGGCCATAGGAATCACAAAGGACGACGGCATTTTCTTTAAAGAAAAATTTGAAGAGAGCGGCGCCATCGGCAATGTGGTCATGTTCATGAATTATGCGGACGACCCTGTTGCGGAAAGGCTGAGCGCGCCGAGGTGCGCCTTGACAGCCGCCGAATTTCTGGCATTTGAAAAGGATATGCACATATTGGTCGTCATGACGGATATCACAAATTATTGCGAGGGATTGAGGGAAATATCTTCAGCCCGGGAGGAAGTCCCGAGCAGGAAGGGATACCCGGGCTATCTCTATTCCGATCTGGCATCACTTTATGAAAGAGCCGGAATGATTCAGGGCAAAAAAGGATCCATCACATTTTTGCCAATTCTTACCATGCCCAATGATGACATAACCCATCCCATCCCGGATTTGACGGGGTATATAACGGAGGGGCAAATCGTGCTTTCCAGGGATTTGTCCAACAACGGCCTCAACCCGCCAATTAACATTTTGCCTTCTCTTTCCAGGCTGATGAAGGACGGCATTGGTGAGGGATATACCCGGGAGGATCATCCGGATCTGGCTAATCAACTATTTTCATCCTATTCGAAGGTGCAGGATATTAGGTCCCTGGCGCAGATTATTGGGGAGGACGATCTTTCCGAAACGGATAGGCGCTATATGGAATACGGAAGATATTTCGAGGGCGTTTTCATCAATCAGGGGTTTGACGAAAACAGGAGCCTCGTTGAAAGTCTTGATATCGGATGGAAAGCTCTGTCGATCTTGCCTAGAGAAGAACTTGACAGGCTTGACGATGGCATGATAGATAAATATTTAGGGAAGTGA
- a CDS encoding V-type ATP synthase subunit F: MKSFVLCDKKETLLTMRFAGIDGKIVKTKEEMEEAVNALLKDEDTGLVILSENVFDKNRKYVMEKKLTEKKKLLIHVPEPEGLRDRDYIMKYIKNSIGIKL; encoded by the coding sequence ATGAAATCCTTTGTTCTTTGCGACAAGAAGGAGACCCTTCTGACCATGAGGTTTGCGGGAATCGACGGGAAAATAGTAAAAACAAAAGAGGAAATGGAGGAGGCGGTCAACGCCCTTCTGAAAGATGAAGATACGGGGCTTGTGATTTTGTCTGAAAATGTTTTCGATAAAAATAGGAAATATGTCATGGAGAAGAAACTTACCGAAAAAAAGAAGCTCTTGATTCATGTCCCTGAACCGGAGGGATTGAGGGACAGGGACTATATCATGAAATATATTAAGAATTCCATTGGAATCAAGCTTTGA
- a CDS encoding V-type ATP synthase subunit E: MIAGKSVQEKKGELDMLEGKYAVISKEMGKKALKNKTQFVELMKKKAEKDSRRMIAKAKTEVRKNLLANKTKAIEAFDAYLHEEVKKFVSSKDYDSYLRDSFKKASREISPEETSRVILRAEDIALLPSTSFKIETSREMMGGFYLIVDDRIKYDYSIDGGLSEIRGYIGGLIDKIIEDEIGEHDENE; this comes from the coding sequence ATGATTGCGGGAAAAAGCGTTCAGGAAAAAAAAGGTGAACTCGACATGCTTGAAGGAAAGTATGCGGTGATTTCCAAGGAAATGGGAAAAAAGGCGCTTAAGAATAAAACTCAGTTCGTCGAGTTGATGAAGAAAAAGGCGGAAAAGGATAGCCGCAGGATGATTGCAAAGGCTAAAACCGAGGTGCGGAAAAATCTTTTGGCCAACAAAACGAAGGCCATCGAAGCATTCGATGCCTATTTGCATGAGGAAGTAAAGAAATTTGTTTCAAGCAAAGATTACGATTCTTACTTGAGAGATTCTTTTAAAAAAGCATCCCGCGAAATTTCTCCTGAGGAAACTTCGAGGGTGATTTTGAGGGCGGAGGATATTGCCTTGCTGCCATCCACTTCTTTTAAGATTGAAACTTCCAGGGAGATGATGGGAGGGTTTTATCTCATCGTAGATGACAGAATCAAATATGATTATTCGATTGATGGCGGGCTTTCCGAGATTAGAGGCTATATCGGCGGATTAATCGACAAAATTATCGAGGATGAAATAGGTGAACATGATGAAAACGAATGA